Proteins encoded together in one Benincasa hispida cultivar B227 chromosome 1, ASM972705v1, whole genome shotgun sequence window:
- the LOC120075483 gene encoding uncharacterized protein LOC120075483 isoform X7 — protein sequence MSESLAQTGLSLCDPHSGYSSSSGNVVDLGCADLFLEQSSLGIMTRNVGILEKDDGSFPYRFQLEQDVRMLQQKLQEEIELHTSLQDAIQKKDLRLANFSCLPHHAQDLLSSIAVLEDTVVRLEQEMVSLHFQLSQEKNERRLAEYRLMHSSPCSVSLCSNSDTLKNPNAVDLVEMYCEKTSVTEVNECSQSVECEKMSRGLPSSGLWHHPNILSEEMVRCMKNIFISLADSPGPSKSSTSGSHSPASPRGHLSNSSWWSSSERSLISSRVQSPQIDLPSSSEVLATQNACDPYRVRGKLSWADIGNYSQAAEVSWMSVGKKQLEYAAAELRKFRTLVEQLAKVNPIHLSRDEKLAFWINLYNALIMHAYLAYGVPKSELKLFSLMQKAAYTVGGHSFSATGIEYVILKMKPPVHRPQIVCTCYSCF from the exons ATGTCGGAATCACTTGCTCAAACTGGACTTTCCTT ATGTGATCCCCACTCTGGGTACAGTTCTAGTTCAGGGAATGTTGTTGACCTTGGTTGTGCTGACTTATTTCTAGAG CAGAGCAGTCTTGGCATAATGACTAGGAATGTTGGGATATTGGAGAAAGATGATGGTTCTTTTCCCTACAGATTTCAGCTCGAACAAGAT GTGAGAATGTTACAACAAAAGTTGCAAGAAGAGATAGAGCTGCACACTTCCCTTCAAGATGCTATTCAAAAAAAGGATCTAAGATTAGCCAACTTCTCCTGCCTCCCTCATCAT GCCCAAGATCTTTTATCTAGCATTGCAGTTTTGGAAGATACAGTTGTAAGACTCGAGCAAGAAATGGTCTCTTTACATTTCCAACTTAGTCAAGAAAAGAATGAAAGGAGGCTTGCAGAATATCGTTTAATGCATTCATCACCTTGTTCAGTTTCCCTTTGCTCCAATTCTGACACACTGAAAAATCCG AATGCAGTTGACCTAGTTGAAATGTACTGTGAGAAGACGTCTGTGACAGAAGTCAATGAATGTTCTCAATCAGTAGAATGTGAGAAAATGTCTCGAGGGCTACCATCAAGTGGTCTCTGGCACCACCCTAATATATTATCAGAAGAAATGGTCAGATGTATGAAAAACATATTCATCTCTCTAGCAGATTCTCCCGGGCCTTCCAAATCATCAACATCGGGAAGCCACTCACCTGCATCACCTCGAGGACATCTTTCCAATTCATCATGGTGGTCATCATCTGAACGGTCACTTATTTCATCAAGAGTACAAAGTCCACAAATTGATCTTCCGAGTAGCTCTGAAGTATTGGCTACACAGAATGCTTGTGATCCATACAGGGTACGTGGAAAATTAAGTTGGGCTGACATTGGAAATTATTCTCAAGCAGCTGAAGTTTCTTGGATGTCAGTTGGAAAGAAGCAATTAGAATATGCTGCTGCAGAATTGAGGAAGTTCCG CACTCTTGTTGAGCAGCTTGCAAAAGTGAATCCCATTCATTTAAGCAGAGATGAAAAGCTAGCCTTCTGGatcaatttatataatgcaCTGATCATGCAT GCTTACCTGGCCTATGGAGTTCCGAAAAGTGAATTGAAACTCTTCTCTTTGATGCAAAAG GCAGCATACACGGTTGGGGGGCATTCTTTCAGTGCAACCGGAATTGAATATGTCATCCTCAAGATGAAACCGCCAGTTCACAGGCCACAAATTGTATGCACTTGCTATAGCTGCTTTTAG